Genomic segment of Mycolicibacterium psychrotolerans:
CCTGCTGATGCTCGTGGCACCCTTCCTGCGCAAGCTCGCCGACGCCGATACGGGCACACTGACCTAGGTGACGTCCGACCTCCACGCGGCAGTCCGGGAGTGGCTGGCTCACGACCCGGACCCCGGCGCGGCCGCCGAACTGGCCGCCTGCACCGACATCGAGCTCGCCGACCGCTTCGCCGCGCCGCTCACGTTCGGCACCGCGGGGTTACGCGGACCGTTGCGCGCCGGCCCCAACGGCATGAACCTCGCGGTGGTGCTGCGCACGACGTGGGCGGTGGCGACGGTGCTGAGCCGGCGCGGGCTCGGCGGCGACCACGTCGTCGTCGGCTACGACGCCAGGCACCGGTCCGCGGAGTTCGGCCGTGCCTGCGCCGAAGTGTTTGCCGCGCAGGGATTTCCGGTTCTGCTGATGTTCACTCCGGTGCCCACGCCTGCGGTGGCCTTCACGGTGCGCCGCACCGGAGCAGCAGCCGGCGTGCAGATCACCGCGTCGCACAATCCCGCGTCGGACAACGGCTACAAGGTGTACTTTCCTGGCGGGCTGCAGATCATCCCGCCCGTCGACGCCGAGATCGAAGCAGCCATCGCCACCGCCCCGGCCGCCGACGAGATTCCCCGCTCCCCCGTCGCCGTGTCCGGGGCCGATCAGATACGCGCCTACGTCGAACGAGCGGCCACCGTACGCCGCGCCACCGGATCGGTGCGCGTCGCGCTCACCCCGATGCACGGGGTCGGCGGCGAGTACGCCCTCGACGCGTTCGCGCTGGCCGGCTTCGCCGACGTACACGTGGTGGCGTCCCAGTTCGCGCCCGACCCCGACTTTCCCACCGTCGCCTTCCCCAATCCCGAAGAGCCGGGCGCCACCGACGCGCTTCTGACGCTGGCGTCCGACGTCGGAGCCGACATCGCCGTCGCGCTGGACCCCGACGCCGACCGGTGCGCCATCGGAGTGCCCACCCCTACCGGCTGGCGGATGCTCTCCGGCGACGAAACCGGTTGGCTGCTGGGCGATTACATCCTGTCGCAGGGTGACGCATCGAGCGCGGTGGTGGCGAGCACCGTGGTCTCGTCGCGGATGCTGGCCAGCATCGCCGCCGGCTACGGCGCCCGGCACGTGGAGACGCTCACCGGGTTCAAGTGGCTGGCGCGCGCCGACTCCGAGGTGCCGGGCACGCTGGTGTACGCCTACGAGGAAGCGATCGGGCACTGCGTGGATCCGGCCGCGGTGCGAGACAAGGACGGCATCAGCGCCGCGATCCTCGCCTGCGACCTGGTGGCCGCACTGGGCGCCGAGGGACGGTCGTTGCCCGACGCTCTCGACGAGCTGGCCCGCCGCCACGGCGTTCACACGACAACCGCCGTCACCCGGCGCGTCGAATCACCCTCCGCCGCAGCAGAAGTCATGGTCAGGTTGCGCGCCGAGCGGCCCACCCTGCTCGCCGGCTTCGCCGTCGACGTCACCGATCTGGCGCCGCGCACCGATGCGCTGGTGTTCTCCGGCGGCGACGACACCACGTCCGTGCGGGTGGTGGTGCGGCCGTCGGGGACCGAGCCGAAACTGAAGTGCTACCTCGAGGTTCGGTGCGCGGGCGACCTCGCGGCGGCACGGGAACGCGCCGCACGGGTGCAGTCCGGCCTCGTCGACGACGTCCGCTCGCTGGTGTAGGGCCGAGTCAGCGGGGGCCGAACTGGCGGTCGCCGGCATCGCCGAGACCCGGCACGATGTAGGCGATCTCGTTCAGCCCGGAGTCGACGCTGGCGGTGAACAACAGCAGCTCTGGCGCCGCCTTCTCCAGTGCCGCAAGACCTTCGGGGGCGCAGACGACACAGATGGCGGTGACGTCCACGGCGTCGCGGGCGAACAGCAGCTCCAACGTGTGCACCATCGACCCGCCGGTGGCCAGCATCGGGTCCAGCACGATCACCGGCCTTGCGCTCAGATCGTCGGGCAGCGACTCCAGATAGGGGGTCGGCTGATGCGTCTCCTCGTTGCGGGCCACCCCGACGAAGCCGACCTGCGCCTCGGGGATCAGCGCATGCGCCTGATCAACCATGCCCAGCCCGGCGCGCAGCACCGGAACCAGAAGCGGCGGATTGGCCAGCCGCGCGCCGGCCGTCTCCGCCAGCGGGGTGCGCACCGGCACCGTCTCGACACGAAGGTCACGGGTGGCCTCGTACACCAGCATCAACGTCAGGTCACGCAGCGCCGCACGGAAGCCGGCGTTGTCGGTGCGCTCGTCGCGCAGAGTGGTCAGCCGCGCCGCGGCCAGCGGGTGGTCGACAACGCGCACATCCATGGGGTCCGACCTTAACGGGAACCGGCCGGCGTTTCCCGGCGTCTAACCCTCTATGTTCCTGTCCGTCGACACCGACACCGTGCGCGGCTATGGCCGCGCTTCGAGCGGCCACGCCGCCACCCTGCACGACGCCGCCTCACGGCTGACCGCCGCGGCGGACGGGACGGCCGCGTTCGGGCCCGTCGGCGCGCGGTTCCTGACCGCGCTCGGCCGGGCCGCCGGCGACGACGCCGCTGCCGTCACCACCCTGGGCGGCAAGCTGGCGGCGGCACGCGAGGGCGCCCTGCGGTCGGCGCAGGCCTATGACGGCGCCGACGCGCGGGCTGCGACGCGGATCGCGCTCTGATGCCCAGCGCCCTGGTCAGCACGCTCGCCGCGCCGATCCGCCGGGTGCAGGCGCTGGTCGGCCCCGGGTGGTCGGGCGATCCTGCCGGCGACCCGGCCGCGGTGCTGGCCGGGGTGCGCGACACGCTGACCGACGTCGCCGACGCGGCCGGACAGGCCTGGCGTGAGACCGAGGCGGGCTGGTCGGGCGCCGGCGCGGACGCCGCGGCCGAGTTCGCGGCGACGACGTCCGCGGCGATCGACGACGCGGCGGTGCGAGCCGGCGCGCTGGGCTCGGTGGCCCGCGAGGCCGCCGGGGCGGTCGCCGTGGCCCACCGCCGCCTGCAGGACATCGTCGACGAGTTCGAGGCCAGGGCGGCGGCGCTCGAACCCCGGCTGGATCAACCCGGGGTGGCCAAGGAACTCCTCACCGAGGCGCGGGACGCGCTCGGCCGGGCGATCGCCGTGGTCAAGGAACTGCTCGCCGAACTGGACCGGCACGCGGCCGCCATCGCCGACAGGCCGGCACCGCCCGCCACCACGCCGGCCGGCTGGTCCGGTGCCGGTGGAGGCCCCTTGGCTGGGGGCGGCTCCGGCGGTGGGCCCGGCGGTGGTCTCGGCGCGGATCCGGTGGCGCTGACGTCCGCCGAGACACCGATGGACACACCCGAGGCGGCGGCGTTCGGGGACGGGGTGGCGGTGCGGCTGCCCGACGGGACCGTGGTGATGGCGCCGAACGCGGTGGCCGCCAGCGCCGTGCGGCACGCACTGACCCAACTGGGTGTGCCGTACCAGTGGGGCGGGACCACACCGGGTCAGGGTCTGGACTGCAGCGGCCTGACACAGTGGGCGTATCACCAGGCGGGGCTGGATCTTCCGCGGCTGGCTCAGGAGCAGGACGTCGGCGCGGCCGTCGCGCCAGGCTCGCTGCTGCCCGGAGATCTGGCGGTGTGGGACGGCCACGTCGCGATGATCGTGGGTGACGGCACGATGATCGAGGCCGGTGACCCCGTCAAGCTCTCGCCGATCCGGACAA
This window contains:
- a CDS encoding C40 family peptidase produces the protein MPSALVSTLAAPIRRVQALVGPGWSGDPAGDPAAVLAGVRDTLTDVADAAGQAWRETEAGWSGAGADAAAEFAATTSAAIDDAAVRAGALGSVAREAAGAVAVAHRRLQDIVDEFEARAAALEPRLDQPGVAKELLTEARDALGRAIAVVKELLAELDRHAAAIADRPAPPATTPAGWSGAGGGPLAGGGSGGGPGGGLGADPVALTSAETPMDTPEAAAFGDGVAVRLPDGTVVMAPNAVAASAVRHALTQLGVPYQWGGTTPGQGLDCSGLTQWAYHQAGLDLPRLAQEQDVGAAVAPGSLLPGDLAVWDGHVAMIVGDGTMIEAGDPVKLSPIRTSNAGQGFQGFWRPTA
- a CDS encoding phospho-sugar mutase, whose product is MTSDLHAAVREWLAHDPDPGAAAELAACTDIELADRFAAPLTFGTAGLRGPLRAGPNGMNLAVVLRTTWAVATVLSRRGLGGDHVVVGYDARHRSAEFGRACAEVFAAQGFPVLLMFTPVPTPAVAFTVRRTGAAAGVQITASHNPASDNGYKVYFPGGLQIIPPVDAEIEAAIATAPAADEIPRSPVAVSGADQIRAYVERAATVRRATGSVRVALTPMHGVGGEYALDAFALAGFADVHVVASQFAPDPDFPTVAFPNPEEPGATDALLTLASDVGADIAVALDPDADRCAIGVPTPTGWRMLSGDETGWLLGDYILSQGDASSAVVASTVVSSRMLASIAAGYGARHVETLTGFKWLARADSEVPGTLVYAYEEAIGHCVDPAAVRDKDGISAAILACDLVAALGAEGRSLPDALDELARRHGVHTTTAVTRRVESPSAAAEVMVRLRAERPTLLAGFAVDVTDLAPRTDALVFSGGDDTTSVRVVVRPSGTEPKLKCYLEVRCAGDLAAARERAARVQSGLVDDVRSLV
- a CDS encoding ESX-1 secretion-associated protein yields the protein MFLSVDTDTVRGYGRASSGHAATLHDAASRLTAAADGTAAFGPVGARFLTALGRAAGDDAAAVTTLGGKLAAAREGALRSAQAYDGADARAATRIAL
- the upp gene encoding uracil phosphoribosyltransferase, producing MDVRVVDHPLAAARLTTLRDERTDNAGFRAALRDLTLMLVYEATRDLRVETVPVRTPLAETAGARLANPPLLVPVLRAGLGMVDQAHALIPEAQVGFVGVARNEETHQPTPYLESLPDDLSARPVIVLDPMLATGGSMVHTLELLFARDAVDVTAICVVCAPEGLAALEKAAPELLLFTASVDSGLNEIAYIVPGLGDAGDRQFGPR